The window NNNNNNNNNNNNNNNNNNNNNNNNNNNNNNNNNNNNNNNNNNNNNNNNNNNNNNNNNNNNNNNNNNNNNNNNNNNNNNNNNNNNNNNNNNNNNNNNNNNNNNNNNNNNNNNNNNNNNNNNNNNNNNNNNNNNNgcgccctccaccctcgtgggccccctgttgctccaccgacgtactccttcctcctatatatacctacgtacccccaaacgatcaaatacggagccaaaaccctaattccaccgccgtaactttctgtatccacgagatcccatcttggggcctgttccggagcttcgccggagggggcatcgatcacggagggcttctacatcaacatcatagcctctccgatgaagtgtgagtattttacctcagaccttcgggtccataattattagctagatggcttcttctctctctttggatctcaatacaaagttctccccctctcttgtggagatctattcgatgtaatcttcttttgcggtgtgtttgttgagaccgatgaattgtgggtttatgatcaagtttatctacgaacaatatttgaatcttctctgaattcttttatgtatgattggttatctttgcaagtctcttcaaattatcagtttggtttggcctactagattgatctttcttgcaatgggagaagtgcttagctttgggttcaatcttgcggtgtcatttcccagtgacagtaggggcagcaaggcacgtattgtattgttggcatcgaggataacaagatcatgtcatcttgcatgaatttgtccctctacatcatgtcatcttgcttaaggcgttactctgttcttatgaacttaatactctagatgcatgctggatagcggtcgatgtgtggagtaatagtagtagatgcaggcaggagtcggtctacttgtcttggacgtgattcatatatacatgatcatacctagatattctcataactatgctcaattctgtcaattgctcaacagtaatttgttcacccaccgtaaaatacttatgctcttgagagaagccaacagtgaaacctatggcccccgggtttatcttctatcatattaatcttccaatacttagttatttcctttgccatttattttactttgcatcttttatttctctttatcataaaaataccaaaaatattatcttatcatatctatcagatctcactctcgtaagtgaccgtgtagggattgacaaccccttatcgtgttggttatgaggatttattttttttgtgtaggtgcgatggacgcgcgcgtagcctcctactggattgatacattggttatcaaaacctgagggaaatacttgacTTTATTTTAAAAATTGAATTTAAAtttggtttggatcaaagtgaggtttagaAAATTAATTGCGATGACACGACACTATTAGTATGTGGTTAATGTAGCTTAACTACCAGGGTGTTACACCTTTGTACCTCCTAATCTGCAGCTAGCACATAAATAATTCTTAAAGTGAAGAAGGGGAAAAATAGAGTAGATACATCACACACATACTACCATTATTCAGCATGTCTCCTCTATGATAGAACAATGATAAGTAATTCAGTAATTAGAAGGTCATGTCACGCACAACAGATACAAGCAATGACTAATCCTAAAACTCCGGGCACTCTATGGATCAAATCAAaattgaccaaagaagagaagaggaagagcTAGCATACCTGTAGATGTGCTAGTCACGGTGAGGTCACCCGCAAGTAGATGCAACTCTGGCCAAGGACACCGGCTCCCCCGTGCTGCTGAGACATGGGAAACCACCGCTGATGGCTGCCTTCCTTGGGATCTGTCGGCAAGGTCCGAGGTCTATCAATCGCGATTggagagaggagaggaggcggccatTGAAGCCTTGCCGACGTTGACACCCCTCTACCGGGTTGGCTGCAGCAGGGTACCAAAGGAGGAAGTTGAGGTGATGTGAAGGCACGGTGGCGCATAGGATATGGCAAGGCGAGGGCACAGGTGGAGGAAGGACATGAGTTGCGGCGCACGAGCATGCTACTCCTCAACTTTGTTGCGCCATCTTCTCTGTTCCCCAACGGATGTGACTCTTCTCCTCGAGAAGAAACCGGCATGCAGGGGGATCCGgtcgaagaagaggaggagaggcAGCGTTGGGCAGAGGAGAAGGAGCAGAAGGGGCACGGCAGCGGCGGTTGTGAGCAGGAGAGGAGGAGATACGAGGCATGGGGTGTGGGGATCGAGGACGGAAGGGGATTGGCAGCTAGGTTTTCACCTGCTTCGACCGCGCACACAACATAAGGGACCCCAAGATTTCTTCTCGTTGTAACTGCAAAACGGGCCGTGAGGAAAGGAGCCCCACATGTCATTTGTTGTAGCATGAAAGAGCAATGTACAGCCGGCCGTGAGGAAAGGagcctcacatgtcatctgttgtAGCATGAAAGAGTAATGTACAGAGAAACTAACGGCGAGATTTTTGACAGCACTATAAAATCGAGCCAGCGAGGCAGATCATGCGCGCGCTGCAGATGCCCCAGGTGAGCGGGTAGCATAGCGGGATTTATATGTTTGAGATGCAGataggttgagagagagagagagcacaatcCATGATGAATATTATTGTTCAattaatgagagagagagagagcaatccaTGACGAAGATTATTGTTCAATTAATTATATTTGTAAGATTAATTGCATTTAATATTGTTTCAAGATGTCATCCGGTCTAGAATCAAAAGAGATAACATTTACAAGGAGTACTGTACTCCTTTTACTATTGAAAAACATGCACCCATCATATGAATAGAGCACATGAGATGTTCGGCTTGAATGAATAATAGTATGTATCTACAATACCTAATCAAACGACTAACTTTGGTTGGCTATGTGTCTTGGATAAATACCCAGAGCATATGAAATGGGAATTAATATTTTAACCATTTTTTACCAGGCAGAACCATATTTTGCTCCTATAAAAGTCTATATTACCCCAGAAACTCTTAAAGAAGAAAGTAGAACAAAAACAACCCAAAGGACCATGAAATAAGCCGATGTTGCCCAAGCCCACAGCCTAGGGCCCCCAAGCTCAGCACCAAATACTATGCGGCGGAGAACCAAAACTGTGATACAACCAAAAGATGTTGCGAAGAAGACCAGAAGTGAGAAGCTGAGACCAGCAGCATTGTCTATGTACAGTGGTTCCTGGTAGGCAAAGAAATTGTACACTGTGTTGATCGACCACGGAACACCAATGCCAACGTATATGTTCACTGAATTGCTGCAGCAAAGAAACTAATCAGTCCCACTCCGCTCCAGCCTGAGGAATTAACAACAATAAAAAACTTCATGCCTCGAACTGGTTCAAGAGGATGTGTGTACAAACGAACCTGCAAGTGATGTTGGCAATTGCAGAGTCTGCAGTAACTTGACGCTCGGCAGCAATCTTGCTAGCGACTAGATCCGGCCATGAGGTTCCAGCAGCCAGCGCTGTGAATGCTATAACATATGGGTTTAGTCCTACACAGAAAGGTAGATTTTCCATCAGCATACAGGCAGTTACATCTAGGTGAGCAGATGAAAATCAGACATATGCAAGAGCAGGTTACAACCTGTGACACAGCTTATCTGGTCTGTAATCTTGGTGACCCCATAGGCAATACCACTTATGAAGATCAGAGAGAAAATAAAAGCAATCCATCCATGTGCGATTTGATACGGGGGCACAAGAGCAAACAACAATTTCCAAGGTGCGATGATTGAGTTCCAACATATTAAGATAAATCTCAGGCAGACAGAATCCATTTTCTTTAGCTCGGGACTCTCCAGCTGCATATATTAACAAATCACTTAATATTCTAGAAGTTCTGAGACAGAAAACGTACTTCTTCTGTTTTAAGTCAGCTTTCAGTGTATACTCTGATGACTGAAACAATAAGTACGTTCTAGGTGTGTCAAAGCACACATATTGGAAACTATTAAAATAAAGATAACCCATATTGGTACACCGGAAATAGCAGAGGATGCAGGAGGTGTACGCACAATCAATTTCAGCATGATAagtaattgataaagttctctGAACAGTGTAAGTTTTGCCAAGACTTTATGTATGTATAGTTCCACTGGATAGGTACCTAGCAGTAAACTTATCAATTGTAGGCAGCCAAAAGTCTAGAACATGCTTCACATGCTTGTCATGCGCTCATTGGACAGACAAATAAATAGGACAAGTTCAGCTACATTAATATAATAACCAAAATAAGTATTTTGACACGAGATACAAGGTAAATGTAAACAAGGAGCAGCATCAACAAACTTGAAACTATGTGATACAAAATAACTGTAAATTAAATTACCATTACAGCATCCACAAATTGTTGCCGCCAAACGGAAAGCCAGTAAGTATCCTCTTGTGTGTTCTTTACTACAAGCATTGTTTTGGACGACTCTTCTATATCCTTTTCCGGAACATGATGATACCCTGCGGGTGTCCAACCATACAAAGAATTACTTTTGAGTTGTTTAACAAAACATTTTTAGCCATGAACAGCGGAGAAATATTAATGGATGGATTCAAGAAAAGAAGCCAGAGAGGCAAGTATCTCCCTCCCCTCCATCCCATGTCGCCCCTGCGCGGCGGCCgggaggaaaccctagcccgccgccaCCAGGGTCCCCCAGctctccttccccctcccccgccgccgccacagGGCTCGGCCGGGCaaagcccgccaggcggcggcggcggcagggcatTTTTTATTCCTCGCAGGAGGGGGCCGGCGCGGGGCTGCTCCTTCCAGCTGGGACGCGGCGCTGGCGACGCAGCGTGGCGGCGCGCTGCTGCGGTGGCGAGCGTAGCTGGGCATCAGGCGGCGCGGTggctggcggtggcggtggcggcggctgggcttcggccagATCCGTCAGGCTTCTTCCGTCGAGGCGCGGGCGAGGGCGGCATGGATCCGTCCTCCCGGATGGTATTGGTGGTGCGCACAGGTCCGGGTGGTGCGGCCGGCTGCTGGGGGCTGGTTCCGATCCGCCGGCCTGGTGATGGCGCGGGGCCGATCTAGTGGTGCGTGCCCGGCGGCTCCGGCGCTTGGAGCTCGCCGGGCGACGCGGGTAGGGTAGCGGTTGGGCGTGGCCGTtgctccggccgtgggcggcgTGGGGAGGTCCGGCGCATGGTGGCCTCCCGGTGTCGTGGCGGCTTCACGGTGACTCGGCGGATCTGCCTGCAGCGGCGGCCGACTTCTCCGGCGTTGGCTCGTCTGTGATCGGACCGTTTCGACCTTCGCCCCATCTCCTCGTCGCCCGGGCGCTACTTCCATCGAAGGGCTGGCCCTCTCCCAGCTGCGGTCCattgctcgtctcgcgcccggtgcagcaggaccgagctcgtctcgcgcacggtgcaGCAGGACTGACATCGTCCCCCTCACGGtgctgcaggaccgagctcgtcttgcGCTCGGGGCTGCAGGACGGGTCAATGGATGCCAGTGCTGGTCGGCCTATTGGGTCTCGACACTGGGGGTCGCCCAGGGGTGCGAAAGGAGGGACCTTTCCGCCAGTCTCTTTGGTTGTGGTAGCGGCGGGTCTCGAGTGAGGTGGTGTGAAGGTCTTGGATGCCAGGGCGGTGGCAGCGCGGTGCTCTTGGGCAGATcccgtggcttggtgctgcccgaTGGCCATGGCCGTGTGGGTGGCGTGGTAGCCGGGGTGTTGCGTTCATaagtgttggccggggtgaaaacctgtaTCTTTGGACGGACCGGCGACGCAAAGctcattcccttcttgaaggcgttgtcgCGGCTCTCACTGCCCGTCGTGCGGCTCCaagggaaactctgatcctcggatcgggcgatggcggcgctccggtgccatatccttcctgaaggcgctgCCTTGGAGTCCACGGTTCGtcgtatgcggcttcatctcttcgtggtggtagtgctaggggtggtgttgctgtgctcagcgcctatgtatcctgccttgggtgtgtgtggtGGCGGCGTGCATTTGTACCAGGTGATGCTGACCTTTGCTTTATATATACAGCGGGGCAGTAGCCTTTTTCGGTATATTAATGGATAGTCAATCTGCATAAACTACAAGTACAATCAAACATCCCCGTGAAGAACAAATGTATTTTGTAGTACAGACAAATTAGTGTAATTGCAAAATGTCACATGAGTGCTAGAGTTGTAATTCACAAATTAACTCCCATGTAGTTTCAAACAGAAATAGGAAATCTGATGGAGACTGGATAAGTTAACTAGTGATAGGCACTTAATCATTTATTGGACTACACATGTGAATGTGTATAAACTCTGGCTCTTCTGGTTACATACAAAGAATATAGGTTCATTAGAGGAAACAGTACCCAACGTTCAGAAACTGTTTACCTGCATTGCTGTAAGAATGAAAGGAGAATACATCCACAACATCATCATTCTCGCTGGGTAGTATGTCACTATTTTCATCACAATTTTTGTCATGGTGAAGTGAAGTATCTTCTGCTGGAACCCAATCTTCAGGTCTCTCACCTCTGACCCTGATTGCAACACATCAAATTGCAAACATCAGAAAAAATAAATGCATAATTAATTTCTCAATGACCAATTGGTGACATGCAATTTAGGTAAGAGAAATATCTTGAGGACTAGAACCATACAAAGGGATTGACACATATGGCCACCGCTTATCCTGCGCATACGCATGAACCAGAAGTAATCCATACTGCAAAACTGTTAGCAGGGCCTCCCAGAGGGTGATCACATTAGGTGTCCACACCTACACATAAGTGCAAAGTGTTCATTATTACCAACTGTACTCAGTAATTACAGTTAGATAGCACTACAAGAGAATATGACTTTACCTCTAAAATAATATACAGCCAGATGTATGCCCAGAATGACCAAAACAGCTCAACTAACCAAACACCTAAATCGGAAATCTTTTTCATAGAGCCTGCCCTTGGCATAACCACACAGACAGCATGGATCGGGAACAGATCGAACGCAGCAGAACCCACAAGTGTACCTGGACCTAAACCTGCAACAGAAGTACTACCAAATTAGATACAATTAAATAAGATTTGTGTAAAAATATTTACGTCAATCAGTTAACTATACCTCCTGCTGTCAGTTGACCGAGATTACGGATTGCATCGATTGTTGCGAGGGAGATCTGGGGAAAGCTGGTACCAAAAGCAAGCAGAGCAATGTCCGCTATAGTGTAGTTCCAAACCTTCTCATGCTTCACGATAGGCGTATTTGTTTCTGTATCAATTGTAACTACCTCCCGAGAGTGGTTTGTGATGCTCTCCATCGACTTGAAGAACCGGGCAGTGATCGCGGATAAACCAATAAAACAGTACGCTAGTGCAACAGTACAAAGGAAAGCACGAACACCATTTGGAAGCAGTGTTTCGCCATTGAACAGCAGGTACGCATCGCATGATCGAGTGGTACTTCCCATTGTAGTGTTGGCCATCAGACGCGTGCCATAAGACAACTATATGATTTAGTTCTGGTTCCTGCTACAACCAATGCATATTTCATCAGGTACTACTACTAACATGAAGCAATATAATGCTCAGCTCAGGAAGCAGAAGATAAGCAATGACGAACATGGTATTGTATTTATAACCGACGCCCACATACATAACGAACTTAAGGACGTAGCTAAGTGGGTCGACAACAAACTTAACAACATCAAGAGTCTTTTGATGGAAAGCCTATGCACACACGAGTGATCTGGCAAGCTACCAAACAGTTCTTGGACCTTCTGAAGCAAAATTAGCACTTCCTAACCACATGGAAACTCAGTTGTTCTTCCAGATAGTATTTACAGGTTGTTTAGGGAAAAGATAGCAACAAGAACAGAAAGGAGCTTCCTTTGGCAGTATCAGGAGTTCAGGACCCATGGCGCAGTCAGAATATACTTGTGCAATAAAGGTGTTTGCTCTCAAGTCCCAACCAGAATATCACTAGTGCTTCAACTCAAAAAAAAAAATCACTAGTGCAAACTATGCGAATTAATTAACAGGACTAAATCCCAATACAGTACTAGAAAAAATCAACAGTCTTGAGCCACTCACTTGCTAAAGAGAACATAACTTCTTTTTCAACCCACCCATGTTTGCCCACGGATTGCTGCAGGCTTGCCGCTCCACCAGGATCTTGGCAAGACGAAACTAACTAATTCATAGGTCAAAGGGGGGAGATGAGATCCTCCCCGACTTcttggaagagagagagagagagagagagagagagagagagagagagagagagaagaatgttCCCCGATAATGGGAAAGCGAAGGTGCTCcgaggagagggggagaaggacggGCGTGCGTGGGTTACCGGGGGTGAGGAAGAAGATGTAGCTGGAGAAGCAGCGGCGATGTGGGCTCCCCGAGGCGGTGACGTGTGTGCATGCCACTCCTCTCCGATTGATTCGTCTTCCTCTGTTTCCGAATCTGGGGATTTGTTCCCCAaatcttttcttttggttttcttttaagttGATCTTTTGGTTGGTGGTGAGCAAAGCAAAAAAAAAGGCCTAGCTACGCTAGGTCCTCCTTGGGAGCCTTGCAAGAAGAGCATATAGTACAACCATGATGTGTCGTTGCCCACAAAGTCATGTCTTTTTAATTAAAAATTGTTTGGATAGATGGGTGTGATTGGTGAAATGAAGAGACAAAAAATTATTTGAACACATGTTGTGATTGGTGGAATGAagactaaaaaaattaaaaaaaataaagtcCGGGATAGGCCGCACCTACATGGCGCATGGTCCCGATACGCCCGCGCAACCTTATATCCAACTCATATATGGGCTAAGTTAGTTTCTTTTTGTTCTCCCATGCCGTGTCGCTCTCGCGAGTGACCGGGGAACCCTAAACGCCGCGCCTCTGACCCTCCCTCCTCTGCccttccccctcgccgccgcccagggACGCCGTCGGACGAAGCTCGATCAGCGGTGGCGGCGACGTGGCCTCTTCTTTCCCTCCGCTCGTGCTCCGCGGCTGGCGCGAGACGGCCAGTCGAGCAGTGGCGCGGGGATGTGGTGGGGCCCCACAGCGCGGTGGCGTGCTCTTTGTTCGGCGGCGGAGGAACTAGGTGGTGGCTCGCCGGCAAGCAGGGCAGGGGTCTGCGGTGCGGCGGCCGCGGGAGGTaccacttgaaggaaatatgccctagaggcaataataaagttattatttattttcttatatcatgataaatgtttattattcatgctagaattgtattaaccggaaacataatacatgtgtgaatatatagacaaacagagtgtcactagtatgcctctacttcactagctcgttgatcaaagatgattatgtttcctaaccatagacatgagttgtcatttgattaacgggatcacatcattaggagaatgatgtgattgacttgacccattccgttagcatagcacttgatcgtttagtttgttgctattgctttcttcatgacttatacatgttcctatgactatgagattatgcaactcccgtttaccggaggaacactttgtgtgccaccaaacgtcacaacataactgggtgattataaaggtgctctacaggtgtctccgaaggtacttgttgggttggcgtatttcgagattaggatttgtcactccgattgtcggagaggtatctctgggccctccggtaatgcacatcacttaagccttgcaagcattgcaactaatgagttagttgcaggatgatgtattacggaacgagtaaagagacttgccggtaacaagattgaactaggtattgagataccgacgatcgaatctcgggcaagtaacataccgatgacaaagggaacaacgtatgttgttatgcggtctgaccgataacgatcttcgtataatatgtgggagccaatatgagcatccaggttccgctattggttattgaccggagacgtgtctcggtcatgtctacattgttctcgaacccgtaggatccgcacacttaaggtttcgacgacagttatattatgagtttatgagttttgatgtaccgaaggagttcggagtcccagatgagatcggggacatgacgaggagtctcgaaatggtcgagacgtaaagatcgatatattggacgactatattcggacatcggaaaggtttcgagtgattcgagtatttttcggagtaccagagagttacgggaatacgtattgggccttattgggccatacgggaaagaaggaaaagggcctcaagggtggccgcacccctccccttggtctggtccgaattggactagggaaggggggcacccccttccttccttctccttttcccttcctcttttcctattccatatgggaggtggaatcctactaggactagggagtcctagtaggactccacacttggcgcgccccctcctagggccggcctcctcctcccttgcttctttatatatgggtgcagggggcaccccaaagacacaacaattgatcattgatctcttagccgtgtgcggtgcccccttccaccataatcctcgataatattgtagcggtgcttaggcgaagccctgcgacggtagaacatcaagatcgtcaccacgccgtcgtgctgacggaactcttccccgacattctgctggatcggagtctggggatcgtcatcgagctgaacgtgtgctagaactcagaggtgccgtagtttcggtgcttgatcggtcgggccgtgaagacgtacgactatatcaaccgcgttgtgctaacgcttccgctttcggtctacgagggtacgtagacagcactctcctctctcattgttatgcatcaccatgatcttgcgtgtgcgtaggaaaattttaaattactacgtttcccaacagtggcatccgagcctggttttatgcgttgatgtaatatgcacgagtagaacacaagtgagttgtgggcgatataagtcatactgcttaccagcatgtcatactttggttcggcgatattgttggatgaagcggcccagaccgacattacgcgtacgcttacgcgagactggttttaccgccgtgctatgcacacaggtgactagcgggtgtcagtttctccaactttagttgaaccgagtgtggctacgcctggtccttgcgaaggttaaaacaacaccaacttgacaaactatcgttgtggttttgatgcgtaggtaagaacggttcttgctcagcccgtagcagcctcgtaaaacttgcaacaacaaagtagaggacatctaacttgtttttgcagggcatgttgtgatgtgatatggtcaagacatgatgagatataagttgttgtatgagatgatcatgtttttttgaagttatcggcaacaggcaaaagccttatggttatctctctattgcataagatgcaagtgccaaataattggtttactttatcgctatgcgatagcaatagttgcaagagcaattgttggcgagacaaccatgtgacgacacattgatatagatcaagatgatggagatcatggtgtcatgccggtgacgatggagatcatgacgatgctttggagatggagatcaaaggcacaagatgatgatggccatatcatgtcatatattatgattgcatgtgatgtttatcttttatacatcttattttgcttagttcggcggtagctttataagataatctctcactaaattatcaaggtataagtgttctccctgagtatgcaccgttgcgaaagttctttgtgctgagacaccacatgatgatcgggcgtgataggctctacgttcaaatacaacgggtgcaaaacagttgcacacgcggaatactcaggttaaacttgacaagcatatcatataacagatatggcctcggaacacggagaccgaaaggtcgagcgtgaatcatatagtagatatgatcaacatagtgatgttcaccattgaaactactccatctcacgtgatgatcggacatggtttagttgatatggatcacgtgatcacttagaagattagagggatgtctgtctaagtgggagttcttaagtaatatgattaattgaactttaatttatcatgaacttagtcctgatagtattagcatatctatgttgtagatcaatagctcgcgatgttgctcccagtttattgtgttcctagagaaaaattatgttgaaaaatgttagtagcaatgatgcggattggatccgtgatctgaggattaacctcattgctgcacagaagaattatgtccttgatgcaccgctaggtgacatacctattgcaggagcagatgcagacgttatgaacgtttggctagctcaatatgatgactacttgatagtttagtgcaccatgcttaacggcttagaatcgggacttcaaagacgatttgaacgtcatggaccatatgagatgttctaggagttgaagttaaatatttcaagaaaatacccgagttgagagatatgaagtctccaacaagttctatagctaaaagatggaggagaatagttcaagcagtgagcatatgctcagattgtctgggtactacaatcgcttgaatcaagtgggagttaatcttacagataagatagagattg is drawn from Triticum dicoccoides isolate Atlit2015 ecotype Zavitan chromosome 4A, WEW_v2.0, whole genome shotgun sequence and contains these coding sequences:
- the LOC119286016 gene encoding magnesium/proton exchanger 1 isoform X2; translation: MANTTMGSTTRSCDAYLLFNGETLLPNGVRAFLCTVALAYCFIGLSAITARFFKSMESITNHSREVVTIDTETNTPIVKHEKVWNYTIADIALLAFGTSFPQISLATIDAIRNLGQLTAGGLGPGTLVGSAAFDLFPIHAVCVVMPRAGSMKKISDLGVWLVELFWSFWAYIWLYIILEVWTPNVITLWEALLTVLQYGLLLVHAYAQDKRWPYVSIPLGERPEDWVPAEDTSLHHDKNCDENSDILPSENDDVVDVFSFHSYSNAGYHHVPEKDIEESSKTMLVVKNTQEDTYWLSVWRQQFVDAVMLESPELKKMDSVCLRFILICWNSIIAPWKLLFALVPPYQIAHGWIAFIFSLIFISGIAYGVTKITDQISCVTGLNPYVIAFTALAAGTSWPDLVASKIAAERQVTADSAIANITCSNSVNIYVGIGVPWSINTVYNFFAYQEPLYIDNAAGLSFSLLVFFATSFGCITVLVLRRIVFGAELGGPRLWAWATSAYFMVLWVVFVLLSSLRVSGVI
- the LOC119286016 gene encoding magnesium/proton exchanger 1 isoform X1, with translation MANTTMGSTTRSCDAYLLFNGETLLPNGVRAFLCTVALAYCFIGLSAITARFFKSMESITNHSREVVTIDTETNTPIVKHEKVWNYTIADIALLAFGTSFPQISLATIDAIRNLGQLTAGGLGPGTLVGSAAFDLFPIHAVCVVMPRAGSMKKISDLGVWLVELFWSFWAYIWLYIILEVWTPNVITLWEALLTVLQYGLLLVHAYAQDKRWPYVSIPLVRGERPEDWVPAEDTSLHHDKNCDENSDILPSENDDVVDVFSFHSYSNAGYHHVPEKDIEESSKTMLVVKNTQEDTYWLSVWRQQFVDAVMLESPELKKMDSVCLRFILICWNSIIAPWKLLFALVPPYQIAHGWIAFIFSLIFISGIAYGVTKITDQISCVTGLNPYVIAFTALAAGTSWPDLVASKIAAERQVTADSAIANITCSNSVNIYVGIGVPWSINTVYNFFAYQEPLYIDNAAGLSFSLLVFFATSFGCITVLVLRRIVFGAELGGPRLWAWATSAYFMVLWVVFVLLSSLRVSGVI